In Dermacentor silvarum isolate Dsil-2018 unplaced genomic scaffold, BIME_Dsil_1.4 Seq633, whole genome shotgun sequence, one genomic interval encodes:
- the LOC119435330 gene encoding uncharacterized protein LOC119435330, whose protein sequence is MSYAIVEFVKSKEVEVVPVSWVSDRQCRWPDHVKAEKASRMVKKQTPPQAAWKRFDIAVKGLFGTYDSARKNLNRSQFHSDLGSDSEVVPRKRCRRPPRNWTDSDSNASGTEEATAKTCPLTLPAIPKNFPQGLTSSQMSSGATGSEREIPRTGLLSRSNSSCSERDNTVDAGKYSTV, encoded by the exons ATGAGTTATGCCATTGTCGAATTTGTGAAGTCAAAAGAAGTTGAAGTTGTGCCAGTTTCGTGGGTGTCGGATAGGCAGTGCCGCTGGCCTGACCATGTAAAGGCTGAAAAAGCCAGTAGAATGGTGAAGAAACAGACTCCTCCGCAGGCGGCGTGGAAACGCTTTGACATTGCTGTCAAAGGACTGTTTG GTACTTATGATAGTGCACGAAAAAATCTGAACCGTAGCCAGTTCCACTCTGACCTGGGCAGTGATTCTGAAGTGGTTCCAAGGAAGCGATGCCGAAGGCCACCACGGAACTGGACAGACTCTGACTCTAATGCGAGTGGGACAGAAGAGGCCACTGCAAAGACATGTCCACTGACACTCCCCGCCATTCCGAAAAATTTCCCTCAAG GCCTGACTTCAAGTCAAATGTCAAGTGGAGCTACCGGCAGTGAGAGAGAAATACCAAGAACAG GCTTGCTGTCACGTTCAAATTCATCATGCAGTGAGCGTGATAACACTGTTGATGCAGGCAAGTACAGTACAGTCTAG